One window from the genome of Myxococcales bacterium encodes:
- a CDS encoding transposase: AIDQYVRWYNEKRIHSALGYRTPNEVEAAYLTLKAA; this comes from the coding sequence GCCATCGACCAATATGTCCGCTGGTACAATGAAAAACGAATCCACTCGGCGCTCGGTTACCGGACGCCGAACGAGGTCGAAGCGGCTTACCTCACCCTAAAAGCCGCCTAA
- a CDS encoding Smr/MutS family protein, producing the protein MELDLHGMTVDEALAFFVRRYNEEVRTGRRAPLHVIHGYSSTGDAGRTIKRELHRLLHRHRDRLTYICGEKIDGNPGYTIVEPRGTLPTALDRLQQDIRQFCETGKTKEKIVRKFLRKNDEPTILTALDALVKDKLLRVETKGGIRVYCRE; encoded by the coding sequence ATGGAACTCGACCTGCACGGCATGACGGTGGACGAGGCGCTGGCGTTTTTCGTGCGCCGGTACAACGAGGAAGTGCGCACCGGCCGCCGGGCGCCGCTGCACGTCATTCACGGCTACAGTTCCACGGGCGACGCCGGCCGGACCATCAAGCGGGAACTGCACCGCCTGCTTCACCGGCACCGCGACCGCCTCACCTACATTTGCGGCGAGAAGATCGACGGCAATCCCGGCTACACGATCGTCGAGCCGCGGGGGACGCTGCCGACCGCCCTCGACCGCCTGCAGCAGGATATCCGGCAATTCTGCGAAACCGGCAAAACCAAGGAAAAGATCGTCCGCAAATTTCTACGTAAAAACGACGAGCCGACGATTCTGACCGCCCTCGACGCGCTGGTGAAAGACAAGCTGTTGCGCGTCGAAACAAAGGGCGGCATCCGGGTGTATTGCCGGGAGTAA
- a CDS encoding amidophosphoribosyltransferase, which yields MCGIFGLIGKEQVSPRLIAGAARLQNRGHRSTKVFTFDGKFFYNHGGLAPATLLFMDYDPRQLHGTSGITHTRYVTAGKTSEEFLWRNIQPVFSDRPGMATCNNGDLINVYSQTQSLKDKGFSFQTEVDAKVIQNTLIDGLMREKAYLHAKRPQLWIKHLWKAVEQVMTECIGAYSVLCLMENGLLAFRDSHGIRPLCMARRLDAEGKTIEVGFSSESSVFNYFGDYHDVRDVAPGEAVWVDREWLNPVAQTILPEREAFCFFEYVYFARPDSTMKEQRVEMARAELGAVLAEECRDLAPEIDVVCGLPGTSISAGQTFAHILQKQYLNAIIKVDNRRSFQETSDEKRRKAIDDKFIFIRDFIEGKRIAIIDDSNVRGTTAKKIVRRLFDLGATAVHMLYFSPPIIGPCFYGIDTPDETKLIAFGKDLEEIRAEMGCTTVRYISHKGLYRGLGVPEGELCTACITRNYPTDTSELIARAEGRRQERKASDS from the coding sequence ATGTGTGGAATTTTCGGATTAATCGGCAAGGAACAAGTTTCGCCGCGGTTGATCGCCGGCGCGGCCCGGTTGCAAAACCGCGGTCACCGCAGCACGAAGGTTTTCACCTTTGACGGCAAGTTCTTCTACAATCACGGCGGATTGGCGCCGGCGACACTGCTGTTCATGGATTACGATCCGCGCCAATTGCACGGCACCAGCGGCATCACTCACACCCGTTACGTCACCGCCGGCAAAACCTCCGAGGAATTCCTGTGGCGCAACATCCAGCCGGTGTTTTCCGACCGGCCCGGCATGGCCACGTGCAACAACGGCGACCTGATCAACGTCTACAGCCAGACCCAATCGCTCAAGGACAAGGGCTTTTCCTTCCAGACCGAAGTGGACGCCAAAGTCATCCAAAATACCCTGATCGACGGCCTGATGCGGGAAAAGGCCTATCTGCACGCCAAGCGCCCGCAGTTGTGGATCAAGCATTTGTGGAAGGCCGTCGAACAGGTGATGACCGAATGCATCGGCGCCTACAGCGTGCTGTGCCTGATGGAAAACGGCCTGCTGGCGTTCCGCGATTCGCACGGCATCCGGCCGTTGTGCATGGCGCGGCGGCTCGACGCCGAAGGCAAGACGATCGAGGTCGGGTTCAGCAGCGAATCGAGCGTCTTCAACTATTTCGGCGATTACCACGACGTGCGCGACGTCGCGCCGGGCGAGGCGGTGTGGGTCGACCGCGAATGGCTCAATCCCGTGGCGCAGACGATCCTGCCCGAACGCGAGGCGTTCTGTTTCTTCGAATACGTTTATTTCGCGCGGCCCGATTCGACGATGAAGGAACAGCGCGTCGAGATGGCGCGGGCGGAACTGGGCGCGGTGCTGGCCGAGGAATGCCGCGATCTGGCGCCCGAAATCGACGTGGTTTGCGGGCTGCCCGGCACCAGCATCTCGGCCGGCCAGACCTTCGCCCACATTTTGCAAAAGCAGTACCTCAACGCGATCATCAAGGTCGACAACCGCCGCAGCTTCCAGGAAACCTCCGACGAAAAGCGGCGCAAGGCGATCGACGACAAGTTCATCTTCATCCGCGATTTCATCGAGGGCAAACGCATCGCGATCATCGACGATTCCAACGTGCGCGGCACGACGGCCAAGAAAATCGTCCGCCGGCTCTTCGACCTGGGCGCCACGGCGGTCCACATGCTGTATTTTTCGCCGCCAATCATCGGCCCGTGTTTTTACGGTATCGACACGCCCGACGAAACCAAGCTGATCGCCTTCGGCAAGGACCTCGAGGAGATCCGCGCGGAAATGGGCTGCACCACGGTCCGCTACATCAGCCACAAGGGCTTGTACCGCGGCCTGGGCGTGCCCGAAGGCGAACTGTGCACGGCGTGCATCACGCGGAATTATCCGACCGACACCAGCGAACTGATCGCGCGGGCCGAGGGCCGGCGCCAGGAGCGGAAAGCTTCCGATTCCTAG
- a CDS encoding DUF697 domain-containing protein, which translates to MKRDWDGIKAKAREMYDSIERAVRDEIDDERNEQAPIRRIIMAYSAAAAGASINPLPLSGLALVTPIHVALVLHVGKRLGHPLTIENAGEVFKELVGAVGLSIASRLTAGALLKIGLPLIGGLLRAPVVFALTYGLGRVAEDYFLRREKGLTFDKRTAREVFAKGVAEGRVEGAYADYIKRETKRKNPASQPAAKEPVKEPVKKSVKKPAKKPVKKPAKKPVKKPAKKS; encoded by the coding sequence ATGAAACGCGATTGGGATGGGATCAAGGCCAAGGCGAGGGAGATGTACGACTCGATCGAGCGCGCGGTCCGCGACGAGATCGACGACGAACGCAACGAACAGGCGCCGATCCGGCGGATCATCATGGCTTACAGCGCCGCCGCGGCCGGCGCCTCGATCAATCCGCTGCCGCTTTCCGGACTGGCGCTGGTCACGCCGATCCACGTCGCCCTGGTGCTGCACGTCGGCAAGCGGCTGGGCCATCCGCTGACGATCGAAAACGCCGGCGAGGTTTTCAAGGAACTCGTCGGCGCGGTCGGCCTGTCGATCGCCTCGCGGCTGACGGCCGGGGCGTTGCTGAAAATCGGCCTGCCGCTGATCGGCGGGCTACTTCGGGCGCCGGTGGTCTTTGCGCTTACCTATGGGCTGGGCCGCGTGGCCGAGGATTATTTCCTGCGCCGGGAAAAGGGGCTGACCTTCGACAAGCGCACCGCGCGGGAAGTCTTCGCGAAGGGCGTCGCGGAAGGCCGGGTCGAGGGCGCCTACGCCGATTACATCAAACGGGAAACGAAACGGAAGAATCCGGCCAGCCAACCGGCCGCGAAAGAGCCGGTGAAAGAACCGGTGAAAAAGTCGGTGAAAAAGCCGGCGAAAAAACCGGTGAAAAAACCGGCGAAAAAACCGGTGAAAAAACCGGCGAAAAAATCCTAG
- a CDS encoding ABC transporter ATP-binding protein has translation MATLLAASDLTVHFPVPGGTARAVDGISFTVQEGEIVGMVGESGCGKSVTALALMRLLPERQARIGGRIEWRGQSLTDLDETRLRKIRGREISMIFQDPLTSLNPVFSVGEQLVEPLMQHLGLSRAAALAEARNALERVGIERPEERLGAYPSQLSGGMRQRVMIAMAMATKPKLLIADEPTTALDVTTQAQVLRLIDELRRQTGTAVLFITHDLGVVAELCERVIVLYAGKIAESAGVADLFNRPLHPYTRGLLRAIHTLDRGGIEAAIPGRVEPATSYPPGCRFHPRCPDVLPRCRETPPPLFIREASQVACWLYEKVGG, from the coding sequence ATGGCCACCCTGCTCGCCGCTTCCGACCTGACCGTTCATTTCCCCGTTCCCGGCGGAACGGCGCGCGCCGTCGACGGCATTTCCTTCACCGTGCAGGAAGGCGAAATCGTCGGCATGGTCGGCGAATCGGGTTGCGGCAAATCCGTCACCGCCCTGGCGCTGATGCGCCTCCTGCCCGAACGGCAGGCGCGGATCGGCGGACGGATCGAATGGCGCGGCCAATCTCTGACCGACCTGGACGAAACCCGGCTGCGCAAAATCCGCGGCCGCGAAATATCGATGATTTTCCAGGATCCCCTGACCAGCTTGAACCCGGTGTTTTCCGTCGGCGAACAACTCGTCGAGCCGCTGATGCAGCACCTGGGGCTCAGCCGCGCGGCGGCGTTGGCCGAGGCGCGAAACGCTTTGGAGCGCGTGGGCATCGAGCGGCCGGAGGAACGGCTCGGCGCTTATCCGAGTCAGCTTTCCGGCGGCATGCGCCAGCGGGTGATGATCGCCATGGCGATGGCCACCAAGCCGAAATTGTTGATCGCCGACGAGCCGACCACCGCGCTGGACGTCACCACCCAGGCCCAGGTGTTGCGGTTGATCGACGAACTGCGCCGGCAAACCGGAACGGCGGTGCTGTTCATCACCCACGACCTGGGTGTCGTCGCCGAGCTATGCGAACGGGTGATCGTCTTGTACGCGGGTAAAATCGCGGAAAGCGCCGGGGTGGCGGATCTTTTCAACCGGCCGTTGCATCCGTACACGCGCGGCCTGCTGCGCGCCATCCACACGCTGGACCGCGGCGGGATCGAAGCGGCGATTCCCGGCCGCGTGGAGCCCGCGACCTCCTATCCGCCGGGTTGCCGCTTCCATCCGCGTTGCCCCGACGTCCTGCCGCGCTGCCGCGAAACGCCGCCGCCGCTGTTTATACGCGAGGCGTCGCAAGTCGCCTGTTGGTTGTACGAGAAGGTCGGCGGCTAG